A window from Variovorax sp. PBL-E5 encodes these proteins:
- a CDS encoding DUF4390 domain-containing protein, with amino-acid sequence MKSGRAERRSPAWLVVLLLLVSVLAWLPGQASAQSRDASVTHLRLDEGDDGVYLTAQVQFELPPLVEDVLEKGIAIYFVAEAELYRERWYWTDRKVGQVTRYMRLAYQPLTRRWRLNVSPVPIVNAGFGVSLNQNFDTLPDALDAIRRVGRLRLGDMSEIGDEATHPVTFRFRLDTSQLPRPFQIGAVGQSDWNISAERSARLPLEKGR; translated from the coding sequence TTGAAAAGCGGCCGCGCTGAAAGGCGCAGCCCGGCCTGGCTGGTCGTGCTGTTGCTCCTCGTCTCGGTCCTGGCCTGGCTGCCCGGACAGGCGTCGGCGCAGTCGCGCGACGCCTCGGTCACCCACCTGCGGCTCGACGAGGGCGACGACGGGGTGTACCTGACCGCCCAGGTGCAGTTCGAACTCCCGCCCCTGGTCGAAGACGTGCTCGAGAAGGGGATCGCGATCTACTTCGTGGCGGAGGCCGAGCTCTATCGGGAGCGCTGGTACTGGACCGACCGCAAGGTGGGGCAGGTCACGCGCTACATGCGCCTGGCCTATCAGCCGCTCACGCGCCGCTGGCGGCTCAACGTGTCGCCGGTGCCGATCGTCAACGCGGGTTTCGGTGTGTCGCTCAACCAGAACTTCGACACGCTGCCGGATGCGCTCGATGCCATCCGGCGCGTGGGCCGGTTGCGACTGGGCGACATGTCCGAGATCGGTGACGAAGCGACCCATCCCGTGACATTCCGTTTCCGGCTCGACACCTCCCAGCTGCCGCGGCCCTTCCAGATCGGTGCGGTGGGCCAGTCGGACTGGAACATCTCGGCCGAGCGCAGCGCCCGGCTGCCGCTGGAGAAGGGCCGATGA
- a CDS encoding sensor histidine kinase, with protein sequence MSTGPRGAATAAAPKRRSRAVRWALGVTAALVTAIGLVLMFLLAQATNNRAFYERNYARLFGINVIVAVVLILVIGWVAFRLLRRLRQGKFGSRLLIKLAAIFALVGVVPGVLVYVVSYQFVARSIESWFDVKVEGALDAGLNLGRATLDSLSDDLVSKTRTASLQLVDVPDTRAGLVLERIRDQLGASDVVLWTGSGQQVAGAGTSRFQLNPERPTQQQFRQVRADRAIAHIEGLDEAPAPGAAAPPPASVRSLALVQRTGFEFNTEPRFLQITLPLPPAIVANALAVQEANREYQERALGREGLRRMYIGTLTLTLFLAVFGAVLLAVLFGNQLARPLLVLADGVRQVAAGDLRPTAVLQGKDELGGLTRSFAVMTQQLADARGAIEQTMGELDAARSNLQTILDNLTSGVIVLDARGVVISTNPGATRVLRAPLAAYEGQPLAEVPGLIEFAQGVQQQFDEFEVERLQHGLDHWQHAFELHPDGEGMSQDTINIVARGAALPEAARLLVFDDISEIVSAQRAQAWGEVARRLAHEIKNPLTPIQLSAERLEMKLSGKVDPPEQAILTKSVKTIVDQVDAMKRLVNEFRDYARLPAADLKPVDLNALVTDVLQLYAAENAPIALHSELDERCPPIRGDAQQIRQIIHNLLQNAQDAAEAAVSGHGRRGEVIIRTRLGDSGQRVRLTVQDNGPGFADNILKRAFEPYVTTKTKGTGLGLAVVKKIADEHGARIELSNRIVEGAVAGAQVSLSFALAAEPRGAVAYTEDSKPSTA encoded by the coding sequence ATGAGCACCGGTCCGCGCGGCGCCGCCACCGCGGCGGCGCCGAAACGCCGTTCCCGCGCCGTGCGCTGGGCGCTGGGCGTCACGGCCGCGCTGGTGACCGCCATCGGCCTCGTGCTCATGTTCCTGCTGGCCCAGGCCACCAACAACCGCGCGTTCTACGAGCGCAACTACGCGCGCCTCTTCGGCATCAACGTGATCGTCGCGGTGGTGCTGATCCTGGTGATCGGATGGGTCGCGTTCCGGCTGCTGCGGCGCCTGCGCCAGGGCAAGTTCGGCAGCCGCCTGCTGATCAAGCTGGCCGCCATCTTCGCGCTGGTCGGCGTGGTGCCCGGCGTGCTGGTGTATGTCGTGTCCTATCAGTTCGTAGCCCGGTCGATCGAGAGCTGGTTCGACGTCAAGGTCGAAGGCGCGCTCGATGCCGGCCTGAACCTGGGCCGCGCCACGCTGGATTCGCTGTCCGACGATCTCGTGAGCAAGACGCGCACGGCAAGCCTTCAACTGGTCGACGTGCCGGACACCCGCGCCGGCCTCGTGCTCGAACGCATCCGCGATCAGCTGGGCGCCAGCGACGTCGTGCTGTGGACCGGCAGCGGCCAGCAGGTGGCGGGCGCGGGCACGTCCCGCTTCCAGCTCAATCCCGAGCGGCCGACGCAGCAGCAGTTTCGCCAGGTGCGCGCCGATCGGGCGATCGCCCACATCGAAGGGCTCGACGAGGCGCCCGCGCCGGGTGCGGCAGCGCCACCGCCCGCCAGCGTGCGATCGCTCGCGCTGGTGCAGCGGACGGGATTCGAGTTCAACACCGAGCCTCGATTCCTGCAGATCACCTTGCCGCTGCCGCCGGCGATCGTGGCCAACGCACTGGCCGTGCAGGAAGCCAATCGCGAATACCAGGAAAGGGCGCTCGGGCGCGAAGGCCTGCGCCGGATGTACATCGGCACGCTCACGCTGACGCTGTTCCTCGCCGTGTTCGGTGCCGTACTGCTTGCCGTCCTGTTCGGCAACCAGCTCGCGCGGCCGCTCCTGGTGCTGGCCGACGGCGTTCGCCAGGTCGCCGCCGGCGATCTGCGGCCGACGGCGGTGCTGCAAGGCAAAGACGAGCTCGGCGGCCTCACGCGCTCGTTCGCCGTCATGACCCAGCAGCTGGCCGATGCGCGCGGTGCGATCGAGCAGACCATGGGCGAGCTCGATGCCGCGCGCTCCAACCTGCAGACCATCCTCGACAACCTGACTTCGGGCGTGATCGTGCTCGACGCCCGGGGCGTGGTGATATCGACCAATCCGGGCGCGACCCGCGTCCTGCGCGCGCCGCTGGCGGCCTACGAGGGCCAGCCGCTGGCCGAAGTGCCGGGCTTGATCGAATTCGCGCAGGGCGTGCAGCAGCAGTTCGACGAGTTCGAGGTCGAGCGCCTGCAGCACGGACTCGACCACTGGCAGCACGCGTTCGAACTTCATCCGGACGGCGAAGGGATGTCGCAGGACACCATCAATATCGTCGCCCGCGGCGCCGCGCTGCCGGAAGCGGCAAGGCTGCTGGTGTTCGACGACATCTCCGAGATCGTCTCGGCGCAGCGCGCCCAGGCCTGGGGCGAGGTGGCGCGACGCCTTGCCCACGAGATCAAGAATCCGCTGACGCCGATCCAGCTGTCGGCCGAGCGCCTCGAGATGAAACTCTCCGGCAAGGTCGATCCGCCCGAGCAGGCGATCCTCACCAAGTCGGTCAAGACCATCGTCGACCAGGTCGATGCGATGAAGCGCCTGGTCAACGAGTTCCGCGACTACGCCCGCCTGCCCGCGGCCGATCTGAAGCCGGTCGATCTGAACGCGCTGGTGACGGACGTGCTGCAGCTCTACGCCGCAGAGAACGCACCCATTGCACTGCATTCCGAACTGGACGAGCGTTGCCCGCCGATCCGCGGCGATGCGCAGCAGATCCGGCAGATCATCCACAACCTGCTGCAGAACGCCCAGGATGCGGCCGAGGCCGCGGTCAGCGGCCATGGCCGCAGGGGCGAAGTCATCATCCGCACCCGGCTTGGCGATTCGGGCCAGCGCGTGCGCCTCACCGTGCAGGACAACGGGCCGGGCTTCGCCGACAACATTCTCAAGCGAGCCTTCGAACCGTACGTCACGACGAAGACCAAGGGCACCGGGCTCGGCCTGGCGGTGGTCAAGAAAATCGCCGACGAGCACGGCGCGCGCATCGAACTTTCCAATCGCATAGTCGAGGGGGCTGTAGCCGGGGCGCAAGTCTCGCTATCATTCGCGCTTGCAGCAGAGCCGCGAGGAGCGGTCGCTTACACCGAAGATTCGAAGCCGTCCACTGCCTGA
- a CDS encoding LemA family protein produces the protein MSKLPDSLPYWIAGALALFWFVGAYNRLVRLRSAALQAYAALDAALVRQLDFVQARVAAEPATGAVFENGSGGASLPAAAGQLATLLAATRLRPLNPAGIAALATALHVLLSAWQRLHPDSVVSFDADGVLSRPAPLTGTLEPSADGAAPIAWPEPSAAAEIARNQFNLAVAQYNGAITQFPALLVAWIMQLRQAAPLR, from the coding sequence ATGAGCAAGCTGCCCGATTCACTGCCGTACTGGATCGCCGGCGCGCTGGCGCTGTTCTGGTTCGTCGGCGCCTACAACCGCCTGGTGCGCCTGCGCTCGGCGGCGTTGCAGGCCTACGCGGCGCTCGATGCGGCGCTCGTGCGGCAGCTCGACTTCGTGCAGGCGCGTGTCGCGGCCGAGCCGGCCACGGGTGCCGTGTTCGAGAACGGATCCGGCGGCGCCTCGCTGCCCGCGGCGGCCGGGCAGTTGGCGACGCTCCTGGCCGCCACGCGCCTGCGTCCGCTCAATCCGGCCGGCATTGCGGCGCTGGCGACGGCGCTGCACGTGCTGCTGTCGGCCTGGCAGCGGCTGCATCCGGATTCGGTGGTCAGCTTCGATGCGGATGGCGTGCTGTCCCGTCCCGCACCGCTCACGGGCACGCTCGAGCCGTCCGCGGACGGGGCGGCACCCATCGCCTGGCCCGAGCCCTCGGCGGCCGCCGAGATCGCGCGCAACCAGTTCAACCTCGCCGTGGCGCAGTACAACGGCGCGATCACGCAATTCCCGGCGCTGCTGGTGGCGTGGATCATGCAACTGCGGCAGGCCGCGCCGCTGCGTTGA
- a CDS encoding helix-turn-helix transcriptional regulator has translation MPFPRPTPSKAAPSVAPAFYRLREVSRISALSRSTIYRRIAEGRFPPPVTLGGRASGWAREALQAWIDDPEAYRFTPPS, from the coding sequence ATGCCGTTTCCGCGGCCCACTCCGTCTAAGGCTGCGCCCTCCGTCGCGCCAGCGTTTTACCGACTGCGTGAAGTCAGTCGCATTTCCGCCCTGAGCCGCTCGACGATCTACCGTCGGATCGCAGAAGGCCGGTTCCCGCCACCAGTGACGCTGGGTGGCCGCGCTTCGGGCTGGGCGCGTGAAGCCCTCCAGGCTTGGATTGACGACCCGGAGGCCTACCGCTTCACGCCGCCATCGTGA
- a CDS encoding uracil-DNA glycosylase → MNIFNPWLDDEPSCEEHDDAPVIRSSNLSTYLEKRIGRAKVVLIAEAPSHRGAKFSGIAMTSERIILGKGRAVLQKVQLPEFQRTSLPRRWRHGLAEATATLVWSQMTELGYETTEFVLWNAYPCHPHEEHNRFSNRTPSKTELIESSHVLRQFLSMFSNVQVVALGNVAQNALTEMGYDLPHVRHPANGGATVFQQGIVELVPPPRPSESNA, encoded by the coding sequence TTGAACATATTCAATCCTTGGTTGGATGACGAGCCTTCATGCGAAGAGCATGATGATGCCCCGGTGATTCGTTCGTCGAATCTGTCTACATACTTGGAAAAACGGATCGGCAGAGCCAAAGTAGTGTTGATTGCCGAGGCTCCGAGTCATCGCGGAGCGAAATTTTCAGGCATTGCTATGACTTCTGAGCGGATCATTCTTGGCAAGGGGCGAGCTGTCCTGCAGAAAGTACAGCTACCGGAGTTTCAGAGGACAAGCCTCCCGCGGCGCTGGCGACATGGGCTCGCAGAGGCAACTGCCACGCTGGTCTGGTCGCAGATGACGGAGCTCGGATACGAAACCACCGAATTCGTACTGTGGAATGCATATCCTTGTCACCCCCACGAGGAACACAACCGCTTTTCCAATCGAACGCCATCCAAGACCGAGCTCATCGAGTCCTCACACGTACTACGGCAGTTCCTGTCCATGTTTTCAAACGTGCAGGTAGTTGCACTCGGGAACGTCGCCCAAAATGCACTAACTGAAATGGGGTACGACCTGCCGCACGTGCGCCACCCGGCCAACGGAGGGGCCACCGTCTTTCAGCAAGGGATCGTGGAGCTCGTGCCGCCGCCTAGACCTTCTGAGTCCAACGCATAG
- a CDS encoding response regulator, whose protein sequence is MANILVVDDELGIRDLLFEILNDEGHNVELAENAAEARAARQRARPDLVLLDIWMPDTDGVTLLKEWAAAGLLSMPVVMMSGHATIDTAVDATRIGAFAFLEKPITLQKLLKAVEQGLARESARRAAASVVPAASGFAAVVTTVGDSALVPPASAAPLPDPGPHSVQSFDLDRPLRDARDGFEKAYFEFHLAMENGSMTRVAEKTGLERTHLYRKLKQLGVDLSRGRRGNV, encoded by the coding sequence ATGGCAAACATTCTCGTGGTCGACGATGAGCTGGGCATTCGGGACCTGCTCTTCGAAATTCTCAATGACGAAGGCCACAACGTCGAACTCGCCGAGAACGCGGCCGAGGCGCGCGCCGCCCGACAGCGCGCCCGCCCCGACCTCGTGCTGCTCGACATCTGGATGCCCGACACCGACGGCGTGACGCTGCTCAAGGAGTGGGCTGCCGCCGGCCTGCTGAGCATGCCCGTCGTCATGATGAGCGGCCATGCGACGATCGACACCGCGGTCGACGCCACGCGCATCGGCGCCTTTGCATTCCTCGAAAAACCCATCACCTTGCAGAAGCTGCTGAAGGCGGTCGAACAGGGTCTGGCGCGCGAGAGCGCGCGCCGTGCCGCGGCGAGCGTGGTGCCGGCAGCGAGCGGCTTTGCCGCCGTGGTGACGACCGTCGGTGACAGCGCGCTGGTGCCCCCGGCGTCTGCGGCGCCTTTGCCCGATCCGGGGCCGCACTCCGTCCAGAGCTTCGACCTCGACCGCCCGCTGCGCGATGCGCGCGACGGCTTCGAGAAGGCGTACTTCGAGTTCCATCTGGCGATGGAGAACGGATCGATGACGAGGGTGGCGGAAAAGACCGGCCTCGAACGCACCCATCTCTACCGCAAGCTCAAGCAACTTGGCGTCGACCTGTCGAGAGGCCGGCGCGGCAATGTATAA
- the rsmB gene encoding 16S rRNA (cytosine(967)-C(5))-methyltransferase RsmB produces MPDPSDSFPVALPQSPPLWRQLQLTAVAIASIRDGVSGSVAFAAVEPGLRAGVQALGFQVLRWLGRAEALRRQLARRTPPPAADALLCTALALAWDAALSPYEPFTLVDQAVEAAKRNPGTRAQASFVNACLRRFLRERDELVAATEREPVAQWNHPRWWIERLKRDHPREWQQVLATDNTQAPMTLRINLRKTDMASCMAGLQIADVPAVRVGASGLQLGRARPVHQLPGFAEGEWSVQDAAAQLAAPLLLGGLGQAAKGTAAPLRVLDACAAPGGKTAHLLEVAGPGVIELTALEIDAARSRRIDETLGRLGLAAKIVVADAARPAQWWDGTPFDAILLDAPCTASGIVRRHPDVRWLRRESDIEQLALQQAMLLAALWPLVRPGGRLLYCTCSVFREEGAHQIDAFLAHNTDAALLPSPGHLLPQSRGNARSVPDNALGDHDGFFYALLEKRPR; encoded by the coding sequence TTGCCAGATCCATCAGACTCCTTTCCCGTCGCATTGCCGCAGTCGCCGCCGCTCTGGCGGCAACTGCAGTTGACGGCCGTCGCCATCGCTTCGATTCGCGACGGCGTGTCGGGCTCGGTCGCCTTCGCTGCCGTCGAGCCAGGCTTGCGCGCGGGCGTGCAGGCGCTCGGCTTCCAGGTGCTGCGCTGGCTCGGCCGCGCCGAGGCGCTGCGCCGTCAGCTGGCCAGGCGCACGCCGCCGCCCGCGGCCGACGCGCTGCTTTGCACCGCGCTCGCGCTGGCCTGGGATGCGGCGTTGTCGCCGTACGAACCCTTCACGCTGGTCGATCAGGCAGTCGAGGCCGCGAAGCGCAATCCGGGCACGCGCGCGCAGGCCAGCTTCGTCAATGCCTGCCTGCGGCGTTTTCTGCGCGAGCGCGACGAGCTGGTGGCGGCCACCGAGCGCGAGCCCGTGGCGCAATGGAACCATCCGCGATGGTGGATCGAGCGGCTCAAGCGCGACCATCCGCGCGAATGGCAGCAGGTGCTCGCGACCGACAACACGCAGGCGCCGATGACGCTGCGCATCAACCTGCGCAAGACCGATATGGCGTCCTGCATGGCAGGGCTGCAGATCGCGGACGTGCCGGCGGTCCGGGTCGGCGCCAGCGGCCTGCAGCTGGGGCGTGCGCGGCCGGTTCATCAGCTGCCGGGCTTCGCCGAAGGCGAGTGGTCGGTGCAGGACGCCGCCGCGCAACTCGCGGCGCCGCTGCTGCTCGGCGGCCTCGGCCAGGCAGCGAAAGGGACTGCTGCGCCGCTGCGCGTGCTCGATGCCTGCGCCGCGCCCGGCGGCAAGACCGCTCATCTGCTCGAGGTGGCGGGTCCGGGCGTCATCGAGCTCACGGCGCTGGAAATCGATGCCGCACGCAGCCGGCGCATCGACGAGACGCTGGGCCGGCTCGGCCTCGCCGCGAAGATCGTCGTGGCCGATGCCGCGCGCCCGGCGCAGTGGTGGGACGGCACGCCCTTCGACGCCATCCTGCTCGACGCACCCTGTACCGCGTCGGGCATCGTGCGCCGCCATCCGGACGTGCGTTGGCTGCGCCGCGAGAGCGATATCGAGCAGCTGGCGCTCCAGCAGGCCATGTTGCTGGCTGCCCTGTGGCCCCTGGTGCGGCCGGGCGGCCGTCTGCTCTACTGCACCTGCTCCGTCTTCCGGGAAGAGGGGGCGCACCAGATCGATGCGTTCCTTGCGCACAACACCGACGCTGCTTTGCTGCCCTCGCCGGGGCATTTGCTGCCTCAAAGCAGAGGGAATGCCCGCAGCGTCCCGGACAATGCCTTGGGTGATCACGACGGTTTCTTCTACGCCCTGCTTGAAAAGCGGCCGCGCTGA
- a CDS encoding tyrosine-type recombinase/integrase yields MVVPQVVPQTVFQHFCFRGYNVGVLNDLLVKAAEPRDSEYMLSDGEGLYLRVRTSGKAWIYRYQQAGKPGKLSLGSYPTVSLATARKKVRAEAEKLACGTDPKEARRQEQERARVAQLNTLELTARAWHAQAKKDRQWSDGYAEKVIRHLELHIFPWQGDRQMDKILPTELVRCLHRIKERGHLETAQRVREAVQQVFQYAVDVGALEPAKNFVNSRTGGLPPPRARHFAAITDPHRLGQLLRDIHGYKGHVLTRAALRLMPMLFQRPGQLRFAHWEDLDFDIQLWRCPPEKMKLREWKKRDSRTPAHLVPVPRQGMEILREIYPLTGPTGPIFRNMAKRSESSRYMSDNTINSALRTLGYSTQEDITGHGFRATARTLIRELLHCDADVIERHLAHVSDEELGGSYDRATFLQKRREMVQQWADLLDTLAAGSTALLLPLEGVGHPAGANAHMPAARSDFPITMAA; encoded by the coding sequence TTGGTTGTACCCCAGGTTGTACCCCAGACTGTTTTTCAACATTTCTGTTTTCGGGGGTACAACGTGGGAGTCTTAAACGACCTTCTGGTCAAGGCGGCCGAGCCGCGCGACAGCGAATACATGCTTTCGGACGGGGAGGGCCTTTACCTCCGCGTGCGTACAAGCGGCAAAGCCTGGATCTATCGATATCAGCAGGCTGGCAAGCCCGGCAAGCTCAGCCTGGGAAGTTATCCGACAGTTTCACTGGCCACTGCCCGGAAGAAGGTGCGTGCGGAGGCCGAGAAGCTCGCTTGCGGCACCGATCCGAAGGAGGCACGCAGGCAGGAGCAGGAACGGGCGCGGGTCGCCCAACTGAACACCCTGGAGCTTACCGCCCGCGCTTGGCACGCCCAGGCCAAGAAGGACCGGCAATGGTCCGACGGCTACGCCGAAAAGGTGATCCGTCACTTGGAGCTGCATATCTTCCCGTGGCAGGGAGACCGGCAGATGGACAAGATTCTTCCGACGGAACTAGTACGCTGCCTGCACCGTATCAAGGAACGCGGACACCTTGAAACTGCCCAGCGCGTCCGAGAGGCCGTGCAGCAGGTGTTCCAGTACGCAGTGGACGTAGGCGCACTGGAGCCGGCCAAGAACTTCGTCAATAGCCGTACCGGAGGGCTGCCTCCGCCACGTGCGCGTCACTTTGCCGCCATTACGGACCCGCACCGACTCGGGCAGCTCCTGCGTGATATCCATGGCTACAAGGGTCACGTTCTGACGCGAGCCGCACTGCGACTGATGCCAATGCTTTTTCAGCGACCAGGGCAGCTCCGATTTGCCCACTGGGAGGATTTGGACTTCGATATCCAGCTCTGGCGGTGTCCACCTGAAAAGATGAAGCTGCGCGAATGGAAAAAACGCGACAGCCGCACGCCCGCACACTTAGTGCCCGTCCCACGCCAAGGAATGGAGATCTTGCGTGAGATCTATCCGCTCACTGGGCCGACTGGCCCGATCTTCCGCAACATGGCGAAGCGATCAGAATCGTCCCGGTACATGAGCGATAACACCATCAATAGCGCCTTGAGGACGCTCGGCTACAGCACACAGGAGGACATCACAGGCCATGGTTTCCGGGCAACTGCACGGACCCTGATCCGCGAACTCTTGCACTGCGACGCCGACGTGATTGAGCGCCACCTTGCGCATGTATCCGACGAAGAGCTTGGAGGCAGCTATGACCGGGCTACGTTCCTGCAAAAGCGTCGCGAAATGGTCCAGCAGTGGGCCGACCTGCTGGATACGCTTGCAGCAGGAAGCACTGCGTTGCTCCTACCACTAGAAGGAGTGGGGCATCCCGCCGGCGCCAATGCGCATATGCCGGCTGCACGAAGCGACTTTCCCATCACGATGGCGGCGTGA
- a CDS encoding ATP-binding protein encodes MEQQSLLYDERFLESYAGSIVSDPSTAIVELVANCWDAYATEVRITLPSRKDERQFRIEDNGKGMTRDAFGHIWRTIAYNRLAAEGTKAAPPPDVTGPPRTVFGKNGKGRFASFCFAGEYLITSRRDGQQFSCKVRRTATNPLVLDEVSWIPDGVQGHGTTIEGTGDIPPLLFAEEKARELIGSRFLANPAFKVFLGQTQITFNDIPDLLSRQEVDVEGFGKVQILHIDSRKADKTTKQHGIAWWVQNRAVGQCKWSRSDYERILDGRTSEAKRFTFIVQADFLNEKNAVTEDWNGFNESSAAWIRTREVVQDRIRQIILDSSRNERDARRDAVIQRVGNTMNALSPVSKERVESFINEVVDTCPNFGENEVVQLSSILAKLEQSKSRYGLLNLLHKCEPSDYDTLHTILGEWTIGMVKLVLDEIQNRLKLISELRAKLKQVGVDEVHELQPLFERGLWMFGAQFESIEFTSNKGMTQVIKTIFKAKDGKGSRDRPDFVTLPDSSVGFYARASFNDEHDEDGVAHLVIIDLKTTGLSLGGREKDQVWKYVKELRARGYLQKGTRIDGFVLGDKIEQGEIDPRKEGDEVRIYPMLYETILVRAEKRLLNLHSKVKDAPFLAAQQEALKKFLEPVPVLQPELAELGDRP; translated from the coding sequence ATGGAGCAGCAGTCTTTACTCTACGACGAGCGTTTCCTCGAGAGCTACGCCGGGTCCATCGTGTCGGATCCGTCGACCGCGATCGTGGAACTGGTCGCGAATTGTTGGGATGCCTACGCGACCGAGGTCAGGATCACCCTGCCAAGCCGGAAAGACGAGCGCCAGTTCAGGATCGAGGACAACGGCAAGGGCATGACGCGTGACGCCTTCGGGCACATCTGGCGCACGATTGCGTACAACCGCCTTGCAGCAGAGGGTACCAAGGCCGCCCCACCACCGGACGTGACGGGTCCGCCGCGGACGGTGTTTGGAAAGAACGGCAAAGGGCGATTCGCCAGTTTCTGCTTCGCGGGCGAGTACCTCATAACCTCGCGCAGGGATGGCCAGCAGTTCTCGTGCAAAGTTCGCCGGACGGCGACCAACCCGTTGGTACTCGATGAGGTTTCGTGGATCCCGGATGGCGTCCAGGGCCACGGGACGACCATTGAGGGCACGGGGGACATTCCCCCGCTCTTGTTCGCCGAAGAAAAAGCCCGAGAACTTATCGGCAGCCGGTTTCTCGCCAACCCTGCGTTCAAGGTGTTCCTTGGCCAGACGCAGATCACATTCAACGACATACCCGATCTGTTATCCCGGCAAGAGGTGGACGTCGAAGGCTTCGGCAAGGTCCAGATCCTGCACATCGACTCCAGGAAGGCCGACAAGACCACGAAGCAACATGGCATTGCGTGGTGGGTGCAGAACCGGGCGGTCGGTCAGTGCAAGTGGAGCCGGAGCGACTACGAGCGCATCCTTGACGGCCGCACCTCGGAGGCGAAACGTTTCACCTTCATTGTTCAGGCTGACTTCCTGAACGAGAAAAACGCCGTGACCGAAGACTGGAACGGGTTCAACGAATCCAGCGCCGCGTGGATCCGCACGCGCGAGGTCGTCCAGGACCGCATCCGCCAGATCATCCTCGATAGCAGCCGGAACGAGCGTGATGCGCGACGAGATGCCGTGATTCAGCGCGTCGGCAATACGATGAACGCGCTTTCACCCGTCAGCAAGGAGCGCGTAGAGAGTTTCATCAACGAGGTGGTCGATACCTGTCCGAACTTCGGCGAAAACGAGGTCGTGCAACTCTCCAGCATCCTTGCGAAGCTAGAGCAGTCGAAGTCGCGATACGGCTTGCTCAACCTGCTCCACAAGTGCGAGCCAAGCGATTACGACACTCTGCATACGATCCTGGGTGAATGGACGATCGGGATGGTCAAGCTAGTACTGGACGAAATCCAGAACCGGCTGAAGCTGATTTCCGAGCTTCGTGCGAAGTTGAAGCAAGTGGGCGTCGACGAAGTGCACGAGCTGCAGCCGCTGTTTGAGCGAGGCCTGTGGATGTTCGGCGCTCAGTTCGAATCGATCGAGTTCACATCGAACAAGGGGATGACGCAGGTCATCAAGACGATCTTCAAGGCAAAGGACGGCAAGGGTTCCCGAGACCGACCCGACTTCGTGACACTACCGGACAGCAGTGTCGGCTTCTACGCGCGGGCCTCCTTCAACGACGAGCACGATGAGGACGGCGTCGCCCACCTCGTCATCATCGACCTCAAGACGACCGGACTGAGTCTTGGCGGCCGAGAGAAGGACCAGGTGTGGAAGTATGTGAAGGAACTGCGTGCCAGAGGCTATCTGCAAAAAGGGACGAGGATCGACGGCTTTGTGCTGGGCGACAAGATCGAGCAAGGAGAGATCGATCCTCGCAAAGAAGGCGACGAGGTTCGAATCTATCCCATGCTTTATGAAACCATCCTGGTCCGGGCGGAGAAGCGGCTGCTGAACCTTCACTCGAAGGTTAAGGACGCACCTTTCTTGGCCGCGCAGCAGGAAGCGCTGAAAAAGTTTCTGGAGCCGGTGCCTGTCCTACAGCCAGAGCTGGCCGAACTCGGGGACAGGCCGTGA